One genomic window of Nicotiana sylvestris chromosome 10, ASM39365v2, whole genome shotgun sequence includes the following:
- the LOC138879407 gene encoding secreted RxLR effector protein 161-like — translation MIHQQKYAKKLIKKFKVEKSKEIDKPISTATKLDIDEPGSSVDQKLYRGMIGSLLYLTASRPDIVFSVGLCACFQANLKESHLTAVKRILRYLKGTTNLCLWYPKGSNFNLVRYVDVDYAGFLIDRKSTKGMAHFLGSCLVSWATKKQNSVALSTAEAEYIAAASCCAQLL, via the coding sequence atgatccatcagcagaagtatgcaaaaaagcttatcaaaaagtttaaagtggaaaaatcaaaagaaatagacaaACCCATTTCAACTGCAACtaaattagacattgatgaacctggttcatcagttgatcaaaagttgtataggggtatgattggttcactcttgtatcttactgcaagcagacctgacattgttttcagtgtagggctttgtgcttgTTTTCAGGCAAATCtaaaagagtctcacttgactgctgttaagaggatactaagatatctaAAAGGCACCACCAatctgtgtctttggtaccccaaaggtagtaatttcaatctagtaagATATGTTGAtgttgattatgcaggtttcctaaTAGATAGAAAGAGCACCAAAGGTATGGctcactttcttggttcatgtcttgtatcctgggctactaaaaagcaaaattcagtggctttatccactgctgaggctgaatatattgctgctgcatcttgttgtgctcaattgttatgA